Genomic window (Chryseobacterium bernardetii):
TTTCCTTCGGGGGTATACCATGTTACTTTACCTTCAAAAACTTCATTGCTTGGAGTGGTATCAGAAGCCAGGCCTTCCATTTGAAGCGTTCCGTTTTTATAAAAGTCTTTGATGAGAGTAAGCTTGCCTTTAGGAGTTGTTTCACGGTAGTATTCCATGTTTTCCTGGGTAGTCTTTTCCCAGTTTTCATCAAAATAAGTTTTCTCCTGTGCATATACGTTGATGCTGAGTACTAATGCAAGTAACGCTGACGTAAATAGTTTTTTCATGTTTTATATTAAGTTCTGATTTTAAATTTGGAGCATTTGCTTGGGATACCATAAAGAGAAGGTAAAAGCATTGATAAGGACAGCAGTTTAGCTGTCAGAAATAATTTTTTACATTAAGATTGTGTTTATATCATTTATATCCGAAGATTAAAAAAAATAAATGGTGTTTTTAAATTTAAGCCCCAAATATAAATCTATTTTATGAGATTGATAGAAAAAATGGACAGATTTGTTCACTTTTTCTTGTAAAAATATGATTCTTAATTTTTTAATATAAAGAAATAGATATTCAAGATGGAATAGAATTCGGGATCTTTTTCCAGCAGTCGCAGATACAATAAATTTTTATTAAATTTAGCCAATAGAAAAATCTAATATTTCATGATAGATAAAAGAGTAAAAAATGCAAAGGAAGCCATCGAAGGGATTAAAGATGGAATGACGCTGATGCTGGGCGGATTTGGACTTTGCGGAATCCCTGAAAATTCAATCAATGCCCTGGTGGAAAGTGATGTGAAAGATCTTACCTGTATATCGAACAATGCCGGAGTAGATGACTTTGGGCTGGGATTACTGCTTCATAAAAGACAGATCAAAAAGATGATCTCTTCTTATGTGGGAGAAAATGCTGAGTTTGAAAGACAGATGCTTTCAGGAGAACTTGAAGTTGAACTTACTCCACAGGGAACTTTAGCTGAAAAATGCAGGGCCGCTCAGGCAGGTATTCCGGCTTTCTATACACCGGCGGGATATGGAACTGAAGTAGCTGAAGGAAAAGAAGTAAAAGAGTTCAAAGGA
Coding sequences:
- a CDS encoding CoA transferase subunit A produces the protein MIDKRVKNAKEAIEGIKDGMTLMLGGFGLCGIPENSINALVESDVKDLTCISNNAGVDDFGLGLLLHKRQIKKMISSYVGENAEFERQMLSGELEVELTPQGTLAEKCRAAQAGIPAFYTPAGYGTEVAEGKEVKEFKGKPHILEHAFDADFSIVKAWKGDYAGNLIFKGSARNFNHPMAGAGKITIAEVEELVEPGELDPNEIHIPGIMVQRIFQGEKFEKRIEQRTVRTRE